The segment CACGTTTTTTAATCAAAGACAATAAATTTTTATTTTTAAGCGGCAACAATTTACCGCCCCTCACTCTTGCCAAGCATGATTGTTCCAGTTGGGAATTTACCCTCGAGCCACGCACCCAATATGGCAGCGTTGAATCAACGTACTTTGATCGCTCGCAAGGTAAACAGCTATCTGTCAAATATCGCACAAACCTCAAAGGTCCCACACGGCGTTTGCGTGGTTGCTATCCTTGCAGAGAGGAAGCTTTAGCTGCTGCCGCATCAGAATCAGACCGGCTGTGCCGTAGCATGGGCAGTGGTTCTTTGGTTTTAGAAGGGCGTCCAGAAATCATGGCCGATCAACCTCTCCTTTTGCAAGGGTTCCGTGAGCAAATCAATGGTCCATGGAAAGCTGCAACCGTGACCCACCGCTATGAGAAACAAAGTGGCTATACTACAGAAATCACCTTAGAAGCACCAGAGAAGGGAAAACAGCCATGGGAAAAGTCAACCTCGTAGAATGCCGTGCACAAGAAAATCAAAGGGATAACATGCTCTCTTCATTTCGAGAGGTCCCACACAATCTTGAAGCGGAACAAGCTTTGCTCGGGGCAATTCTCATAAGCAATGATGCGCTTGATTGCGTTTCGGACTTTCTTAAAGCATCCCATTTTTTTGAACCCTTGCATCAAAAGATCTTTGCGATTGCCTCACAGATGATCCATAAGGGAAAACTTGCCAATCCCGTGACCATGAAACCCTTTCTTCCAGCAGAAGAAAAGATTGGTGAAATCACTGTCTTTCATTACGTTGTACGTCTCGCTAAAGAAGCCGTCACCATCATTAATGCGCAAGATTATGGGCGGATTATTTATGATCTTTTCCTTCGACGCTGTTTGATTAATCTTGGCAATGAAATTGTTAATAAAGCCTTTGATGCTCCTGTAGAACTGAAGCCCTCACAACAGATTGAAAGGATTGAACAGCAGTTGTTTGAATTGGCAGAAAAGGGAAAATATGGCGGTGGATTTGAAAATTTTGCAGGCGCTCTCACAAAAGCGCTTGAAATGGCAAGTGCTGCTATAAAGCGTTCCTCAAGACTTTCAGGAATCGCAACCCATATCAAAACCCTTGATGAGAAAATGGGAGGGTTACAAAAATCTGATCTTATTATTCTCGCTGGTCGCCCCGGTATGGGGAAAACCTCTCTTGCAACCAACATTGCCTTTAACATTGCCAATGCTTACAAGCGTGATGACAAAACACAAAACAATGAAGGAGGTATCGTTGGATTCTTCTCCTTGGAAATGTCCTCAGAGCAGCTAGCAACCCGCATTATTTCTGAGCAAACGGAGGTCTCTTCTTCTGATATTAGGCGGGGCAATCTCTCAGAACAGCAATTTACTAAACTCATCCACATGACACGTTCCCTTCAAAAAGCCCCGCTTTATATCGATCAAACGGGTGGTCTGTCCGTTGCTCAATTGGCAGCGCGTGCAAGGCGCCTCAAACGGCAACATGGTTTGGATGTGTTGATTATTGATTATATCCAGTTAATAACGGGGCATTCCAAACGTTCTTCAGACAGCCGTGTGCAAGAG is part of the Bartonella machadoae genome and harbors:
- a CDS encoding replicative DNA helicase, yielding MGKVNLVECRAQENQRDNMLSSFREVPHNLEAEQALLGAILISNDALDCVSDFLKASHFFEPLHQKIFAIASQMIHKGKLANPVTMKPFLPAEEKIGEITVFHYVVRLAKEAVTIINAQDYGRIIYDLFLRRCLINLGNEIVNKAFDAPVELKPSQQIERIEQQLFELAEKGKYGGGFENFAGALTKALEMASAAIKRSSRLSGIATHIKTLDEKMGGLQKSDLIILAGRPGMGKTSLATNIAFNIANAYKRDDKTQNNEGGIVGFFSLEMSSEQLATRIISEQTEVSSSDIRRGNLSEQQFTKLIHMTRSLQKAPLYIDQTGGLSVAQLAARARRLKRQHGLDVLIIDYIQLITGHSKRSSDSRVQEITAITMGLKALAKELNIPIIALSQLSRQVENRTDKRPQLSDLRESGSIEQDADIVLFVYREEYYLKNEQPKEGSVESVKWQEKMDQVRGQAEVIIAKQRHGPTGTVPLAFQSDFTRFSDL